The Henckelia pumila isolate YLH828 chromosome 2, ASM3356847v2, whole genome shotgun sequence genome includes a window with the following:
- the LOC140878033 gene encoding uncharacterized protein, producing the protein KSIRITNVKNKLTWNATSISGEKEAKKEAFRKYLESSGVLDALTKVLVALYEQNDKPSSAVEFIQQKLGGPTVAEHEKLLAEISDLQRRYDELFATHQEVCQEFEGFKHTHTHASSNEAAEAEVPFELTVKDS; encoded by the exons AAGTCAATTAGAATAACAAATGTAAAAAACAAGCTGACCTGGAATGCCACATCCATTTCGGGG GAAAAGGAAGCTAAGAAGGAAGCTTTTAGAAAGTACCTGGAGTCCAGTGGAGTTCTTGATGCCCTAACAAAAG TTCTTGTCGCACTATACGAGCAAAACGACAAACCTTCCTCGGCTGTTGA GTTTATCCAACAAAAGTTAGGTGGTCCGACGGTGGCTGAACATGAAAAGCTGCTGGCTGAAATTTCAGATTTACAAAGACGATACGATGAGCTTTTTGCTACTCACCAAGAAGTTTGTCAAGAG TTTGAGGGattcaaacacacacacacgcatgcGTCCTCCAATGAGGCTGCTGAGGCTGAAGTTCCTTTTGAATTAACTGTGAAGGACAGCTAA